In Candidatus Hinthialibacter antarcticus, one DNA window encodes the following:
- the rhaM gene encoding L-rhamnose mutarotase — translation MIRKAFLMKVNPDQHEEYLKRHNPIWPELEDVLKSHGVHHYSIFLEPETNQLFATVEIEDEERWNQIANTDVCKRWWTHMKSIMPSNVDNSPISTPLQEVFHLD, via the coding sequence ATGATCCGAAAAGCCTTCTTAATGAAAGTAAATCCAGACCAGCATGAAGAATATCTCAAGCGGCACAACCCGATTTGGCCGGAGCTGGAAGACGTTTTGAAGTCGCACGGCGTACATCATTATTCGATCTTTCTTGAACCCGAAACGAACCAGTTGTTTGCAACCGTTGAAATTGAAGACGAAGAACGCTGGAACCAAATCGCGAATACGGACGTGTGCAAACGCTGGTGGACGCACATGAAAAGCATCATGCCCTCCAATGTAGACAACAGCCCAATCTCAACGCCATTACAGGAAGTGTTTCACTTAGACTAG
- a CDS encoding aldo/keto reductase: protein MNPLSRRDFMTHSLVGAGALTTALNPTAQQTKKCVTDRISLGRAGIKCSRLAFGTGTDGWLKRSDQTRLGQKAFVRLLRTYIDLGMNFIDLADIYGSHPYFKNVLKEVNREELVILSKMWFAGGGGMPQTDFAKPAFERFRNELGVDSLDVVLIHCVSDSKWPQHRKQMRDELSELKERGRVRAIGCSCHDFGALKVAAEDPWTEVILARINNKHMNMDEGASVEQVAQVLQTARANGKAVIGMKIFGCGSLVKEEQRETSLQYVLGNDLVDAMTIGMVNEQQIQDNMSRINRILNA from the coding sequence ATGAACCCATTAAGCAGACGAGACTTTATGACGCACAGCCTCGTTGGCGCAGGCGCTCTAACAACCGCCCTGAACCCTACCGCCCAGCAAACAAAAAAGTGCGTTACAGACCGGATTTCTCTTGGACGAGCCGGGATCAAGTGCTCCCGGCTTGCCTTTGGTACAGGCACAGACGGTTGGTTAAAACGCTCAGACCAGACCCGGCTTGGTCAAAAAGCCTTTGTGCGCTTGCTGCGTACTTATATCGACCTCGGGATGAATTTTATTGACCTCGCCGATATCTATGGCTCGCATCCCTATTTCAAAAACGTCTTGAAAGAAGTGAATCGAGAAGAATTAGTCATCCTTTCTAAGATGTGGTTTGCTGGCGGCGGCGGGATGCCGCAAACCGATTTCGCCAAACCGGCATTTGAGCGATTTCGCAATGAGCTGGGCGTCGATTCTCTCGATGTGGTGCTCATCCATTGCGTATCTGACAGCAAGTGGCCCCAACACCGCAAACAAATGCGCGATGAACTCAGTGAGTTGAAAGAACGCGGGCGGGTTCGCGCCATTGGGTGTTCATGCCACGACTTCGGCGCCTTGAAGGTCGCAGCCGAAGACCCCTGGACGGAAGTCATTCTCGCCCGGATCAACAACAAGCACATGAACATGGATGAAGGCGCTAGCGTTGAGCAAGTTGCCCAGGTTCTACAAACCGCCCGCGCCAACGGCAAAGCGGTCATCGGCATGAAAATCTTTGGCTGCGGCTCCTTGGTGAAAGAAGAACAACGGGAAACCTCACTGCAATATGTTCTCGGCAATGACCTTGTCGACGCCATGACCATTGGCATGGTCAATGAACAGCAGATTCAAGATAATATGTCGCGAATTAACCGCATTTTGAATGCGTGA